Proteins encoded within one genomic window of Leptolyngbya sp. FACHB-261:
- a CDS encoding type 1 glutamine amidotransferase domain-containing protein — translation MPRELTNKKVAILVTDGFEQVELTKPKQALEAAGAQTQIISPKSDTVEGWNHFDKGDQFPVDVPLDSVNPNDYDALLLPGGVANPDQLRIQDKAVQFVRSFFEAGKPVAAICHGPWTLIEAGVVKGRTVTSWPSLQTDLRNAGANWVDQEVVVDKGLITSRNPQDIPAFNRKIVEEFAEGVHEEQRRSA, via the coding sequence ATGCCACGGGAACTTACCAACAAAAAAGTTGCCATTCTGGTGACAGATGGCTTCGAGCAAGTAGAGCTCACCAAACCAAAGCAGGCACTCGAAGCAGCTGGGGCTCAAACCCAAATCATTTCGCCCAAGAGCGATACAGTCGAGGGCTGGAATCATTTTGACAAAGGTGACCAATTTCCGGTCGATGTGCCTCTAGACAGCGTTAACCCAAATGATTATGATGCGCTGCTGCTGCCCGGCGGTGTCGCTAACCCTGACCAATTGCGAATTCAGGACAAAGCTGTGCAATTCGTCCGCTCCTTCTTCGAGGCAGGTAAGCCGGTTGCTGCGATCTGCCATGGTCCTTGGACGCTGATTGAAGCGGGTGTAGTCAAGGGTCGGACAGTGACCTCTTGGCCTTCCTTGCAGACGGACCTCAGAAACGCAGGGGCAAATTGGGTAGATCAAGAGGTGGTAGTTGATAAAGGGCTGATCACTAGCCGTAATCCTCAAGATATCCCAGCTTTCAATCGCAAAATCGTTGAAGAATTTGCTGAAGGTGTGCACGAAGAGCAGCGTCGCTCAGCGTAA